One Paenibacillus sp. FSL W8-0186 genomic window carries:
- a CDS encoding prenyltransferase, with translation MNKWTLFRKASRFQVIPVMLIPVFLGALGAYVWKGEFHPVLFIITLVGAGAAHLFSNMINDLWDFRSGADTAAKNTPEVISTNSGFLAGGTMSEKTFARLTWSLLGLGVLCGIVLSLYSGWPVLVFGGLGGLIAYYYVAPPIQFGYRGKGLSEVAILLSFGVLPIMGSYYVQTGDLSLRSALLSLPIGLLTTLLLFNHHFLHWQADKQAGKNTLVVVWGEKRALRFSKLLLILAYVCLLLCIAMGILPVYALVGILTAIPLYRVYGRLKEHNAPAAYLPLMGASLQASVRCGIVMMAALLLQGILQ, from the coding sequence ATGAATAAATGGACATTGTTCAGAAAGGCATCCCGGTTTCAGGTCATTCCCGTCATGCTTATTCCTGTTTTTCTAGGAGCGCTGGGCGCTTATGTATGGAAAGGGGAATTTCATCCGGTACTCTTCATCATCACACTGGTCGGCGCGGGAGCGGCGCATCTGTTCTCGAACATGATTAATGATCTGTGGGATTTCCGGAGCGGCGCGGATACGGCGGCAAAAAATACACCGGAGGTGATTTCCACCAATTCCGGATTTCTGGCTGGAGGCACGATGTCCGAGAAGACCTTTGCACGGCTGACCTGGTCCTTGCTGGGACTCGGGGTGCTGTGCGGCATCGTGCTCAGTCTCTACAGCGGCTGGCCGGTGCTTGTATTCGGCGGCCTTGGCGGGCTGATCGCTTATTATTATGTGGCGCCTCCGATTCAGTTCGGATACCGCGGCAAAGGATTAAGTGAAGTGGCCATCCTGCTGTCCTTCGGCGTCCTGCCCATTATGGGCTCTTATTATGTACAGACTGGAGATTTGAGTCTGCGTTCTGCGCTATTGTCGCTGCCGATCGGGCTGTTGACTACGCTGCTATTGTTCAATCATCATTTCCTGCACTGGCAGGCGGACAAGCAGGCAGGCAAAAATACGCTGGTCGTCGTGTGGGGCGAGAAGCGGGCGCTGCGTTTTTCCAAGCTGCTGCTCATCCTGGCTTATGTTTGTTTATTGCTTTGCATCGCAATGGGCATACTGCCGGTATATGCGCTGGTTGGGATATTAACAGCAATTCCGCTCTACCGGGTCTATGGAAGGTTGAAGGAGCACAACGCTCCGGCAGCCTATTTGCCGCTGATGGGGGCTTCACTGCAGGCTTCCGTGCGCTGCGGCATCGTGATGATGGCGGCGCTTTTGCTGCAAGGGATTTTGCAATAA
- a CDS encoding PadR family transcriptional regulator codes for MTNLILLALLRERPMHGYELQQLIQTSRMDTWTNLLSGSIYYALNKMEQDGLLRTEAEERTGARLRKIYAITEAGEEMFQQMLRQSLTITPHSVKSDFSLGLLWIEHLPPEEALGLLQQNLRQLEETLDLWRVGREIKGQYGLSPIAEASFDNAMALLELDIQYVERIIRLVEQRKAADA; via the coding sequence GTGACTAACCTGATCTTGCTGGCCCTGCTGCGGGAACGGCCTATGCACGGCTACGAGCTCCAGCAGCTCATCCAAACGAGCCGTATGGATACCTGGACGAATTTGCTGTCAGGCTCAATTTACTACGCCCTCAACAAAATGGAACAGGACGGTCTCCTGCGTACGGAAGCGGAGGAACGGACGGGCGCGCGCTTGCGCAAAATATATGCGATTACCGAAGCCGGAGAAGAAATGTTCCAACAGATGCTGCGCCAATCGCTGACCATAACCCCCCACTCCGTCAAATCCGATTTCTCCCTTGGCTTGTTATGGATCGAGCATCTGCCGCCGGAGGAGGCCCTCGGCCTGCTGCAGCAAAACTTGCGACAGCTGGAAGAGACACTCGACCTGTGGCGCGTCGGCAGAGAGATTAAAGGGCAATACGGCCTTTCGCCTATTGCCGAGGCCTCCTTTGACAACGCCATGGCGCTGCTGGAACTGGATATCCAATACGTGGAGCGCATTATCCGGCTTGTAGAACAAAGAAAGGCAGCAGATGCCTAG
- a CDS encoding ABC transporter ATP-binding protein — translation MNYLIQADGLTKVYKKRLVIQNISLTIYPGEIIGIIGPNGAGKSTTLDLLLGLRRPDQGTVTYGHPELDRQIGVQLQSTPFFPGYSALENMRLFAAFYGVRLKTDAIMDLLAQCGLEEAARTDAFRLSGGQQKRLAIAMTLVHDPSLVFLDEPTAALDPRARREIRELIALLAESGTSVVFTSHDMEEVYKLATRIVMIDGGILRADGRPEDLLKEYGASGLEELYVQLTEPIRKEDWA, via the coding sequence ATGAACTACTTGATTCAAGCAGATGGACTGACCAAAGTGTATAAGAAAAGACTTGTTATCCAAAACATCAGCCTGACCATTTATCCCGGCGAAATCATCGGGATCATCGGGCCAAACGGAGCGGGCAAGTCGACGACGCTCGATTTGCTGCTCGGGCTGCGACGCCCAGACCAAGGCACGGTGACATACGGGCATCCTGAGCTGGATCGCCAGATCGGTGTGCAGCTGCAGTCGACTCCGTTCTTCCCCGGCTACAGCGCCCTTGAAAATATGCGCCTATTCGCCGCCTTTTACGGTGTCAGGCTGAAAACAGACGCCATCATGGACCTTCTCGCTCAATGCGGCCTTGAGGAAGCTGCCAGAACCGATGCCTTCCGCCTGTCCGGCGGACAGCAGAAAAGGCTTGCCATTGCCATGACCCTTGTCCATGATCCCAGCCTCGTGTTTCTCGATGAGCCGACCGCTGCCCTCGATCCGCGGGCACGCCGAGAAATCAGGGAGCTTATTGCGCTGCTTGCAGAAAGCGGAACATCCGTCGTATTCACCTCGCATGACATGGAGGAAGTATACAAGCTGGCTACGCGAATTGTGATGATCGACGGTGGTATTTTGCGGGCAGATGGACGCCCGGAGGATTTATTGAAAGAATATGGAGCTTCTGGTTTGGAGGAGCTATACGTCCAACTAACAGAACCCATCCGCAAGGAGGATTGGGCATGA
- a CDS encoding ABC transporter permease, whose product MITVFTTMLRGMLRDMHTLFWTIAFPVLLLLGLGLYFQQPAYSVKLLGGILAMNVLFGATMVTAFNVMSHRNRGVYKLLRATPFSTSAFVAAMTAARTALSLIVSAVTIAAARLILGVSLSPLSLLLMLVVLLIGTVCFTAIGFIAANLSRDESNVNMISNLISFPMLFTSEAFYSLQQAPAWIQIFGSLQPFHYFVQAMNLALDPIGSLPQFGISMLILALFTVICLGAAVLTFRWDNEAPARRNSAATMSGDPS is encoded by the coding sequence ATGATAACCGTATTTACAACAATGCTGCGGGGAATGCTGCGCGACATGCACACTTTGTTCTGGACGATCGCCTTTCCGGTTTTACTGCTGCTCGGCCTGGGCCTGTACTTTCAGCAGCCGGCCTATTCGGTCAAATTGCTCGGCGGCATACTGGCGATGAATGTGCTGTTCGGCGCGACGATGGTAACTGCCTTCAATGTAATGTCGCATCGCAATCGCGGCGTATATAAGCTGCTGCGCGCCACCCCTTTCTCAACCTCTGCCTTTGTTGCCGCCATGACCGCTGCGAGAACCGCGCTATCCCTGATCGTCAGCGCTGTGACTATCGCTGCTGCAAGGCTGATTCTCGGTGTTAGCCTCAGCCCCTTGAGCCTGCTGCTTATGCTTGTCGTTCTGCTTATCGGAACCGTCTGTTTCACGGCGATCGGCTTCATCGCAGCCAATCTGTCCAGGGATGAGAGCAACGTCAACATGATCTCGAATCTGATCAGCTTCCCGATGCTGTTCACCAGCGAAGCCTTTTACAGCCTGCAGCAGGCTCCGGCATGGATTCAGATCTTCGGTTCGCTTCAGCCTTTTCACTATTTCGTCCAAGCGATGAATCTAGCCCTTGATCCAATAGGTTCACTGCCGCAATTCGGCATCTCTATGCTGATCCTGGCCCTCTTCACTGTCATCTGCCTCGGAGCTGCCGTTCTGACCTTCCGCTGGGATAACGAAGCGCCAGCACGCCGGAACTCGGCAGCAACAATGTCAGGCGACCCATCCTAG
- a CDS encoding 1,4-dihydroxy-2-naphthoate polyprenyltransferase, whose product MAIQKFLKLVEIQTKAASMIPFLLGTVYALFRFQQFNASHFGLMLVSLLSFDMATTAINNYYDYRKAVKKHGYGYEVHNAIVQYNIKPSAVVAVIAILLMLAVGAGILLFLKVGLLLLLLGGLSFTVGILYSFGPIPISRMPLGEIFSGLFMGFVIIFISAYIHAGERFASLTLTGGTAVLQVQLVEVILVFFVSIPAILGIANIMLANNICDMEDDIENKRYTLPVYIGRPNAMILFKMLYYAAYLDLIVLCALRVHPVIVAFVLFTFLPVRKNIKRFTDQPTKQFTFGLSVQNFMLTNAARIVALGLAAIMMM is encoded by the coding sequence ATGGCGATTCAAAAGTTTTTGAAGCTGGTGGAAATTCAAACGAAAGCCGCCAGTATGATTCCATTCTTGCTTGGCACGGTGTATGCTTTGTTCCGGTTTCAGCAGTTCAATGCCTCCCATTTCGGATTGATGCTGGTTTCCCTGCTGAGCTTCGATATGGCAACGACGGCGATCAACAATTATTACGATTACCGCAAGGCGGTCAAGAAGCACGGCTACGGCTATGAAGTTCATAATGCGATTGTACAGTACAACATCAAACCGTCGGCCGTGGTGGCGGTCATCGCGATTCTGCTGATGCTGGCCGTAGGCGCAGGCATCTTGTTGTTTCTGAAGGTCGGACTACTGCTGCTTTTGCTCGGAGGTTTGTCATTTACCGTAGGTATTCTGTATTCCTTTGGCCCGATTCCCATTTCGCGCATGCCGCTAGGGGAAATTTTCTCGGGACTGTTCATGGGGTTTGTCATCATCTTTATCTCGGCTTACATTCATGCCGGAGAACGCTTTGCTTCCTTAACGCTGACTGGAGGGACTGCTGTGCTGCAGGTTCAGCTTGTGGAGGTTATATTGGTCTTCTTCGTGTCCATCCCGGCGATTCTTGGCATTGCCAACATTATGCTGGCGAACAATATTTGTGATATGGAGGATGATATCGAGAACAAACGGTACACGCTTCCCGTCTACATCGGCCGTCCGAATGCGATGATCCTGTTCAAAATGCTCTACTACGCTGCCTATCTGGATCTGATCGTGCTGTGCGCGCTTCGAGTCCATCCGGTTATTGTGGCATTTGTGCTCTTCACATTCCTGCCGGTCCGCAAAAATATAAAACGGTTCACCGATCAGCCGACCAAGCAGTTTACTTTCGGTCTGTCGGTGCAGAACTTTATGCTGACCAATGCCGCCCGCATCGTCGCCCTCGGCCTTGCCGCGATCATGATGATGTAG
- a CDS encoding EAL domain-containing protein — MMTIRRHFSYTTGIIFLAGLGLALLSEYHPLHLIFGISLVFTNLVLLLLTRLYGAGWGLFTATLVYAASIFVWGNPLFQGVLWLEIVFLCLSTHWGKRIRTTIGADFIFWSAAGIPLFLLLYYLSYRSLSIETWLIAAIYISNGLFNVLVADAIWEYLPSKYFYIHRADRDKPIYLNKLLYHILFLAIALPFVFYLLMNSRNTYDSVRYNSLQVALHTSSSISSELDRWSPDDIRRLEHPGKGGLEELQRVIEFFSADRSYHIMVLDPRHEQIVADSGNDSPQHSVTKLLPLPTNSVIQGDLYLHMPEKRLRLLPNQEWQEASYIYGTTLKRVPFILYVMVPLQPYQEQIYSQYLTQFIYLLLFMIAAAVASRWVTRRLVRGLSELADITTGLPSKVYHLRSLEWPESRIYEIRSLTVNFRQMTNKLLSMFQESLTSNQLLQEQTFQLQQSEKKLQELAYYDGLTGLPNRLHFTEYIGSLGIHYGPEHSFAVMFADLNRFKQINDTLGHETGDILLQKVASRFSLLVSDQLRVFRLSGDEFVFVYHFNDTASVQQAAQAICDALNEPVTINDVVLYVSVSIGISIYPYDGDNLDLIMRNADIAMYVAKEQGDSIYHFYDQMIENQRSENMKLENSLRSALLTGQFSLNYQPKIDAHTGRISGAEALIRWLHPAYGFVPPDKFIPLAETSGIIMDIDEWVVTEACRQNKVWQEQGLPRFPIAVNLSARHFYQGNLIGMISRVLKKTRLDPRDLILEITEGSLIKSAEYVIKVMADLRAMGITISLDDFGTGYSSLSQLQRLPIHEMKLDRSFIQGLAHDPKKSAIVRAVIELGHHMELNIVAEGIESQEELHYLRNLKCDQFQGYLFSGPLREKEFARFVKQWNGSKWLG; from the coding sequence ATGATGACCATAAGAAGACATTTCTCTTATACAACAGGCATCATCTTTCTAGCGGGACTCGGGCTGGCACTGCTCAGTGAGTATCATCCTCTTCACTTGATCTTCGGTATTTCGCTCGTATTTACGAATTTGGTGCTGCTTCTGCTCACCCGTCTATATGGCGCAGGCTGGGGGCTGTTCACTGCTACGCTCGTCTATGCCGCTTCCATTTTCGTGTGGGGCAATCCGCTGTTTCAAGGAGTTCTATGGTTAGAGATTGTCTTTTTGTGCCTTTCAACACATTGGGGGAAACGCATCCGAACGACCATCGGAGCGGACTTCATTTTCTGGTCCGCGGCAGGTATCCCGCTTTTCCTCCTACTATATTATTTATCCTACCGCAGCCTTTCGATCGAGACATGGCTAATAGCGGCCATCTACATCTCGAATGGATTGTTCAACGTACTGGTCGCAGATGCGATTTGGGAATACCTCCCGAGTAAGTATTTTTACATCCACCGGGCGGACAGGGACAAGCCCATATATCTGAACAAGCTGCTGTACCATATCTTATTTCTTGCTATTGCCTTACCATTTGTGTTCTACCTGCTCATGAACAGCAGAAATACATATGATTCCGTTCGCTATAACTCACTGCAGGTGGCTCTGCATACGTCAAGCAGCATTTCCAGCGAGCTCGACCGCTGGAGCCCGGATGACATCCGCAGGCTCGAACATCCTGGCAAAGGCGGTCTCGAGGAACTGCAGCGTGTGATTGAATTCTTCTCGGCCGATCGGAGCTATCATATTATGGTGCTCGATCCCCGGCATGAACAAATCGTTGCTGATAGTGGAAATGATTCCCCTCAGCACTCGGTAACCAAGCTGCTGCCTTTGCCGACCAACTCGGTGATCCAGGGAGATTTATACCTGCATATGCCTGAGAAGCGGCTGCGATTGCTGCCGAATCAGGAATGGCAGGAAGCCAGCTACATTTACGGAACGACCCTGAAGCGCGTACCCTTCATTCTGTACGTGATGGTTCCTCTGCAGCCGTATCAGGAGCAAATCTACAGCCAGTACTTGACGCAGTTCATTTATTTGCTGCTGTTCATGATCGCGGCTGCGGTGGCCAGCAGATGGGTTACCCGCCGCCTGGTTCGGGGACTGTCGGAGCTTGCCGACATTACGACTGGACTGCCTAGCAAGGTGTATCATCTGCGCAGCCTCGAATGGCCAGAAAGCCGGATTTATGAAATCCGTTCACTGACCGTGAACTTCCGGCAGATGACCAATAAATTGCTGAGCATGTTCCAGGAATCGCTCACGAGCAACCAGCTTCTTCAGGAACAGACCTTCCAGCTGCAGCAATCCGAGAAGAAGCTGCAGGAGCTGGCGTATTACGATGGCTTGACCGGACTGCCCAACCGTCTGCATTTTACGGAGTATATCGGTTCCCTTGGCATTCATTACGGTCCGGAGCATTCATTTGCCGTCATGTTTGCCGATTTAAACCGCTTTAAGCAGATCAACGATACTTTAGGCCATGAGACGGGAGATATTCTCCTGCAAAAGGTAGCCTCCCGTTTCTCGCTGCTGGTTAGCGACCAGCTCCGCGTGTTCAGGCTTAGCGGGGATGAGTTCGTCTTTGTCTATCATTTTAATGATACCGCTTCCGTTCAGCAGGCCGCTCAAGCAATCTGCGATGCGCTGAATGAGCCCGTTACGATCAACGACGTCGTCCTGTACGTTTCCGTAAGTATTGGGATTAGTATCTATCCTTACGATGGCGATAATCTGGACTTAATTATGCGCAATGCGGATATCGCTATGTACGTAGCCAAAGAGCAAGGGGATAGCATCTATCATTTCTATGATCAAATGATCGAGAACCAGCGCTCCGAGAACATGAAGCTGGAGAACAGCTTGCGCAGCGCCCTTTTAACGGGTCAGTTCTCCCTGAATTATCAGCCGAAAATCGACGCGCATACAGGCCGCATCAGCGGTGCCGAGGCATTGATTCGCTGGCTTCACCCGGCATACGGATTCGTCCCTCCGGACAAATTCATACCCCTGGCCGAAACGTCGGGCATTATTATGGATATCGATGAATGGGTCGTCACTGAGGCATGCCGCCAGAATAAAGTCTGGCAGGAGCAAGGTCTCCCGCGGTTCCCGATCGCGGTTAACCTTTCTGCACGGCATTTCTATCAAGGCAATTTGATCGGAATGATTTCCCGCGTACTGAAGAAGACCCGGCTGGATCCACGGGATCTCATCCTCGAAATCACCGAAGGCTCGCTGATCAAAAGCGCGGAATATGTCATCAAGGTCATGGCGGATTTGCGCGCAATGGGCATCACCATTTCCCTGGATGACTTTGGCACCGGCTACTCCTCCCTGAGCCAGCTCCAGCGTCTGCCGATCCACGAGATGAAGCTCGACCGCTCGTTCATCCAGGGGCTCGCCCATGATCCGAAGAAATCGGCCATTGTGCGCGCCGTCATTGAGCTCGGCCATCATATGGAGCTGAATATTGTGGCCGAAGGAATCGAATCGCAGGAGGAGCTTCACTACCTGCGGAACCTGAAATGCGATCAATTCCAAGGCTATCTGTTCAGCGGCCCACTGCGGGAGAAGGAGTTTGCCCGGTTCGTGAAGCAATGGAACGGAAGCAAATGGCTCGGGTGA
- a CDS encoding sensor domain-containing diguanylate cyclase, whose protein sequence is MHKEAELIHQKNMLMLKILWGFFAIANIVNLIVEGKLAPVYPLVGLILLALLTGVVLQKRWASFTMLLTVCFLFVFFYFLITGDPYLPNFIFMALAPLLSLFYHDFRAVLLSGILFILSSVYFFFAYQEVLFPGLQGREVSYLISYGVFITAFSVIHTKLTRNLWRRAGQSEERLRTILDSVSIGIWTLDLSTMKADVSDGFEQLTGFSAKSFRSNSNQFDELVYPEDEEQFHKFQQEMIIGRRSAVSEYRIICRNGTVKWVQNRGTPYFNHLNHMVRLEGVMIDITDRKQMEEKIEHLAYHDELTGLPNRTLFSKRFEEYASQGKLSLAVLFIDLNDFKEVNDTFGHDAGDLLLKDIANRLTGIVREQDMVCRLGGDEFLVLLVDIDETRVVKVADRIKASLSEGYLYQGYRLTAGASIGFSVAPSGTGDLEEMIRQADEAMYGAKKSRVRQYLSQQEGVASHEA, encoded by the coding sequence ATGCATAAAGAAGCTGAACTCATCCATCAAAAAAACATGCTGATGCTGAAAATATTATGGGGATTTTTTGCCATTGCCAATATTGTTAACCTGATTGTTGAAGGGAAGCTGGCTCCCGTATATCCTCTGGTCGGACTGATTCTGCTTGCGCTCCTGACAGGGGTAGTGCTGCAGAAACGCTGGGCCTCTTTCACCATGCTGCTGACTGTGTGTTTCCTCTTTGTGTTCTTCTACTTTTTGATCACAGGCGATCCTTATCTGCCGAATTTTATATTCATGGCCCTTGCACCTCTACTGAGCTTATTTTATCATGACTTTCGGGCGGTGCTCCTCTCCGGGATTTTATTTATCCTCTCTTCGGTGTATTTTTTCTTTGCCTACCAGGAGGTGCTTTTTCCTGGTCTGCAGGGCAGGGAAGTGTCTTACTTAATCTCTTACGGCGTGTTTATTACAGCCTTTTCGGTGATCCATACGAAGCTGACGCGTAATCTTTGGCGCCGGGCGGGACAAAGCGAAGAACGGCTGAGAACGATTCTGGACAGCGTCTCTATCGGCATTTGGACGCTTGATTTAAGCACGATGAAGGCCGATGTGTCGGATGGCTTCGAGCAATTGACTGGCTTCTCCGCCAAGTCGTTCAGAAGCAATTCCAATCAGTTCGATGAATTGGTATACCCCGAGGATGAGGAGCAGTTTCATAAGTTTCAGCAGGAGATGATTATCGGCCGGCGCAGCGCGGTAAGCGAATACCGCATTATCTGCCGCAACGGCACGGTGAAATGGGTGCAAAACCGCGGCACGCCGTATTTTAACCATTTGAACCATATGGTACGTCTTGAAGGCGTCATGATCGATATTACCGACCGGAAGCAGATGGAGGAGAAGATTGAGCATCTGGCTTACCATGACGAGCTGACGGGGCTGCCAAACCGTACGCTGTTCAGCAAGCGTTTCGAAGAATATGCAAGTCAGGGAAAGCTTTCGCTGGCGGTTCTATTTATCGATCTGAATGACTTCAAGGAAGTGAACGACACTTTTGGCCATGATGCAGGGGATTTGCTGTTAAAGGATATTGCGAATAGACTGACTGGCATTGTGCGTGAGCAGGATATGGTATGCCGCCTCGGCGGGGACGAGTTTCTCGTGCTGCTGGTAGACATAGACGAAACCCGGGTGGTTAAGGTGGCTGACCGCATTAAAGCGAGCCTGTCCGAAGGGTATTTGTATCAGGGTTACCGGCTGACCGCTGGTGCGAGCATCGGTTTCAGTGTGGCGCCAAGCGGCACCGGGGACCTGGAGGAAATGATCCGGCAGGCGGATGAAGCGATGTACGGCGCAAAGAAGAGCCGGGTGCGGCAGTATTTATCGCAGCAGGAAGGCGTGGCTTCGCATGAAGCATAA